The genomic segment TGCCCTCCTCCACACAGACTGTACAGATCACTCGGGTTTCTCCGTACTCGATCAAAACCGAGCCCGTGGCATTTTTTGTATAGTTGGGTGTGATCCGAAGCGGACGCATTTGATCCGAGGATCGACCATCATGACGCAACATAATATTTTCCATCAATGATCGTGTGAATGAGAAGAGACACAGGAAGGACTTTACTTAGCGGACGGACGCTGGAAAAGGCAAGAACCTTTTCCAGAGGGAAAAAGCCTGGAAATTTGCTCACTCGCTCAGAAGAAGATAAGCCAGAAGCCCGACCAGGATCAGGGCCAGAATACCGATCACTGTTTGTTTCATGGGCATATTCTCGGACAATCGCCACCAGGACATATCCCGGAGTTCGTTCTCCTGCGAAATAGGCTGCTCATCGGATACTTCAAGAGGTTTGGGTGCGCGGAGCGGCGATTCACCGCTCACAGCGCGGGGCATATCCTCGCCCAGTGCTTCCTTGATGGCTTCACTCGGAATCAGCTGGGTCAGGGTTGGCTCGTCGTAACCCACAAAGGCCGTTTTCGCAAAACGCGCCGAAGCAGGCTTCGCATGGGGAAAGGCCTCGTCCACGGCATGGTGAACCTGAACGAGGATGCGGGATACAACGACTTCATGGTCAGCAGGAGTAAAATCAAATACGCGATGCACGAGTTCACCTCATGGGAGGAATCGTTCTTCGCCTATTATACTCCAGTTTCGCCGCTCAAACGACCGTGACACTTTTTGTACTTCTGACCCGAACCACAGGGGCAAGGGTCGTTGCGGCCGATTTTTTCCTGGTCGCGGCGCACAGTTTCCGCACTGCGAGCTGCGCTTGTATCACGACTGCCGTGATAAATCATGCCGTCGCCATCACCCAACTCCCCGGTATTGCCCTGGGCATTGGCAGTCGCAGCGTGGGCATCAGGATGCACGAAGTTCAGCTGGGATTCATCAGGCTCGGCAACCTGGGGCGCGTCTTCATATTGGATTTCAGGAGGCGGCATGCGGATCAGGGCCAGCACGGTCTCGTCTTCGATCCGAACCATAAGGCTTTCAAACATCTTGAAGGCCTCTTTTTTATACTCCTGCAAAGGATCGCGTTGACCGTAACCGCGGAGGCGCACGGAATCCTGCAGGGTTTCCATCGAACGCAGATGCTCTTTCCAGCTCTGATCAATGATTTGCAGGTAAACGTAAGCTTCGATGCGTTTCATCAGCTCATCGCCGACCTTCTCGCGCTTGCTGTTATAAGCCGCCATCACCTGATCATGGATGGGTTCGATCAGGCCAGTGACCGAGGTTTCCCCGGCATTCAGCTTCGCCACATCGAAATCAATGTGGAATTCAGTCTGCAGTTCCTTGGCCACCGCGGCCATATCCCATTCTTTGGCTGCCGATGTTTCCGGCGAATACTTGCTCAGAATGCCTTCGGCGACGCTGCGGACCGCATCGCTCATGAAGGCCGTATCGATCGCGCCTTCCAGAATCTTCCGGCGACGCGCGTAAACCACCTGACGCTGCTGGTTCATGACGTCGTCATATTCCAGAACGTGCTTACGCGACGAGAAGTTCTGCTCTTCCACGCGGCGCTGGGCTTTCTCGATGGCCCGGGTCACCATAGGCGAAACGATGGCTTCGCCTTCTTTCATGCCGAGGCGGCCCATGATAGCCGAGAGTCGGTCCGATGCGAAGATCCGCATCAGATCATCTTCCAGCGAAAGATAGAACTTCGTACGGCCGGGGTCACCCTGACGACCGGAACGACCGCGGAGCTGGTTATCAATACGCCGCGATTCGTGGCGTTCGGTACCGATCACATAAAGGCCACCGAGTTCCCGCACACCCTCGCCGAGCACGATATCCGTACCGCGGCCGGCCATGTTCGTGGAAATCGTAACGTTCCCGCGTTGACCCGCGTTGGCGATGATCGTCGCTTCACGGCTGTGGTTCTTGGCGTTCAGGATTTCATGCGGAATATTGCGTTTGCGCAAAAGACTCGACAAAAGCTCGGACTTCTCGACGGAAACCGTACCGACGAGAACGGGCTGGCCGCGTTTCTGAGCGGTCGCGATCTCATCGGCGATCAACTCGAACTTCTCACGCGCAGTCCGATAAACCTCGTCCTGCTCATCCTTACGAATCAGCGTGCGGTTGGTCGGGATCACGACTACGTCGAGGTTATAGATCTTTTTGAATTCGACCGCTTCCGTATCCGCAGTACCGGTCATGCCCGAGAGTTTTTTATAGAGGCGGAAGAAGTTCTGGAAGGTGATGGTGGCCAGGACCTGGGTCTCGTTTTCGACCTGAAGGTGTTCCTTGGCTTCCAGCGCACCGTGCAGACCGTCGCTATAGCGCCGGCCGGGCATCAGACGACCTGTGAATTCGTCGACGATCACGACCTTGTTGTCGCGCACCACGTAATCGACGTCTTTTTTGAAGATAACGTGCGCTTTCAAAGCCTGCTGCACATGGTGCAGATATTCGATGTTGTGCGGATCGTAGAGGTTATCGACGTTCAGGCGTTTTTCCAGCTTGCTGATGCCGTCTTCCGTCAGCGAGATCGACCGCGATTTCTCGTCGACGATGTAATCGCTGTCCTTCTGCAGACCAGGAATCGTGGCATTCACCTTCACGTAAAGGCCGGTATTGGTCTCCGAAGGGCCGGAGATGATCAGCGGCGTCCGGGCTTCGTCGATCAGGATGGAGTCGACTTCATCGACGATACAGAAGTTATGCTCGCGCTGCACGAAGCGGGAGAGTTCGGTCTTCATGTTATCGCGCAGGTAATCGAAGCCGAATTCATTGTTGGTACCGTAGGTCACGTCCGCGAAATAAGCGTCGCGGCGCTGCTGATCGGTCAGACCATGCACGATCAAACCGGTGGTCAGGCCGAGGAAGTCGTAAAGCTTGCCCATTTGCGCGGAGTCGCGGGAGGCGAGGTAGTCGTTGACTGTCACGACGTGAACGCCTTTGCCGGCGAGCGCGTTCAAATAAACCGGCGCCGTCGCTGTCAGCGTTTTACCTTCACCAGTCTTCATCTCCGAGATGCGGCCTTCATGCAAAGCGAGGCCACCGACCAGCTGCACATCGAAGTGCCGCATGTTCAGGACCCGGAACGCCGCTTCACGCACCACAGCGAAAGCCTCAGGCGCCAGGGCATCGAGGGTTTCTCCCTTGCCGAGGCGATCCTTGAATTCCTGTGTCTTGGCGCGCAAGGCGTCATCACTCAAGGCCTTCATGGAAGGTTCAAGCGCGTTGATCTGTTGCACGATACCCTGGTATCGCTTCACTTCCCGATCGTTTTTCGTACCGAAGACCTTACGAGCCAGACTTAACATGGTATGATCCGCTTGTGCATGAATTGTAAGTGTGACCTGACTGCATTCTGCGTACAAAAATGATCCCGCGAACTGCGCAAGAATGCCCAGACAAGTCGAAGAGTATAACCCCAAAAAGCCGAATGCGGAATGCTTTTCCGAGCCCAAGCCCAGCCCTGGCCCGCGCCTCCGCAGTCTGCGAAAGCACCGCCTTGCTGGCCCTGTGATGGATCAGCCTCGATTCGTTAGTTCAAGTTAAGGATAAATTTGCGCGGGTCAACGGCGTTGCCGTTTAAAATTACTTCGTAGTGGCAATGGGGACCTGTTGTGCGGCCTGACATACCCACCGTAGCTATCTGCTCGCCACGACTGATCTTCTGTCCCGGCTGCACGAGATTCTCGGCGTTATGACCGTAGCGGGATACTACACCGAAGCCATGCGCGATCATGATGAAATTTCCAAAGCCATCCTTCACGCCCGAGAAAATCACCACGCCATCGGCGGGCGCATAGATCGGGGTGCCAATAGGTGCGGCAATGTCGAGGCCCATGTGCACATCACGATCGCCTGTAAAAGGCGAGGTGCGAGACCCGAATCCTGAGGTGATCCACCCATCCACCGGGGTGACGGAGGGCACCGAGGCCAGAAGCGAACGCTGCTGGCTCAGAGTCGAGAGCAGCTTCTGCAGACGGAGCGCATTCTGATTGGCATTGCTGCCGATAGTTTTCATTTTCTCAAAAGCAGTGCGGAACATCAGGCGATCGAGGTCGATGCCGAGCGGCAGATGCTGCGAATCCTGGGGATCAATCACCGATTCCTGACGGACATGATGATATTCCTGAGGCGTCAGGGGACCAATGCCGGTCCGCGTGCTGAAGCGTTTGACTTTGAGTTGTGTCAATTCACCGAGTTTTTCGCTGTAATCCTGAACACGTTGCAAAGAGCGCTTCACTTCTTCGAGGTTGCTCAGAAGAAGCTGCGCTTCGCCACGAAGGCCCTGATTTTCGGCAGCGATCTTTTGATAGGATTCGCGCAGGCCGCGCAGCTGGGTATAGTCATAGATCAGATAACCGAGCAGCATGGAGCCCAGGAAAGATCCGGCGTAGAAGGCTCGCACCAAGGCCCGCGGGATTTTGATTTGCTTGGATTGCCGCGCATTCTCGGGGATGAAGACGATGGTGATTTTACGAAGAGCCATCTCTTTCCTTTCAGCGAACTTCTGCCATGATCAAAGTAATATTATCCTCTCCACCGCGATCATTGGCAAGGTCCACGAGTTCCGCCACCGCCGCCGTCCCGCGCTTGTTGGCGATCTGAGACAGCTCCGCGTCATTGATCTTCCCGTGAAGACCGTCGCTGCAAAGGACGAGCAGATCACCTTTCTCCAGGTGAACGCAGAGCGTGTCGACATCCTCTTCTTCCTGGTAGCCGACGCTGCGCGTGATCACGTTCTTCAGATGATGGACTTCCGCTTCCTCCGGGGTCAGGATACCGGCGCGGACCTGTTCGTTGACCAGCGAGTGATCAAAGGTCAGCTGATAGATGAAGCCGCTGCGGACGAGATAGAAACGGCTGTCGCCGACATGCGCGCAGTACGCGTAGTCATCCACTATTTTAACCACGGTCGCCGTCGTTCCCATGCCCCGGAGGCTGGGATCTTCGAGCGAATGTTCATAGATGCGTGCGGATGCGTAGTTGATGGAGTTGGCCAAGGCATTGAGGAGAGCGGGATCGGGATGGCTTTTCACGTTTTTGGCAAGTTCCGGATCTATACGCGTGGCGACTTCGCTCTTCACCTGCTCGATGCAGATGCGGCTTGCAATCTCACCACCAGCATGACCACCCATGCCGTCCGCGACAACAAAGAGTCCCGACTCGTTTTCCACGAGCATCGAGTCCTGATTTGTTGATCGTACGCGCCCGATGTCGGTGCGTCCGACGGCATGCACCTTGCGTTGCATGTTACTCCCGATCTGGCAGGTTAAACCCTGCACGGTCTTTCGCGATCGTACTGATCAGACTATCGGCGATTGTGGAAGGATGTTGAGGGAACTTACAGGAAAAAATTAGAGTTGCGGTAAATTTTAAGCCAGGCCGCTCGGGAGAGCATGCCTGGCTTTCTGATAAAAAGAGTGGCTGAAG from the Oligoflexus sp. genome contains:
- the secA gene encoding preprotein translocase subunit SecA, which encodes MLSLARKVFGTKNDREVKRYQGIVQQINALEPSMKALSDDALRAKTQEFKDRLGKGETLDALAPEAFAVVREAAFRVLNMRHFDVQLVGGLALHEGRISEMKTGEGKTLTATAPVYLNALAGKGVHVVTVNDYLASRDSAQMGKLYDFLGLTTGLIVHGLTDQQRRDAYFADVTYGTNNEFGFDYLRDNMKTELSRFVQREHNFCIVDEVDSILIDEARTPLIISGPSETNTGLYVKVNATIPGLQKDSDYIVDEKSRSISLTEDGISKLEKRLNVDNLYDPHNIEYLHHVQQALKAHVIFKKDVDYVVRDNKVVIVDEFTGRLMPGRRYSDGLHGALEAKEHLQVENETQVLATITFQNFFRLYKKLSGMTGTADTEAVEFKKIYNLDVVVIPTNRTLIRKDEQDEVYRTAREKFELIADEIATAQKRGQPVLVGTVSVEKSELLSSLLRKRNIPHEILNAKNHSREATIIANAGQRGNVTISTNMAGRGTDIVLGEGVRELGGLYVIGTERHESRRIDNQLRGRSGRQGDPGRTKFYLSLEDDLMRIFASDRLSAIMGRLGMKEGEAIVSPMVTRAIEKAQRRVEEQNFSSRKHVLEYDDVMNQQRQVVYARRRKILEGAIDTAFMSDAVRSVAEGILSKYSPETSAAKEWDMAAVAKELQTEFHIDFDVAKLNAGETSVTGLIEPIHDQVMAAYNSKREKVGDELMKRIEAYVYLQIIDQSWKEHLRSMETLQDSVRLRGYGQRDPLQEYKKEAFKMFESLMVRIEDETVLALIRMPPPEIQYEDAPQVAEPDESQLNFVHPDAHAATANAQGNTGELGDGDGMIYHGSRDTSAARSAETVRRDQEKIGRNDPCPCGSGQKYKKCHGRLSGETGV
- a CDS encoding M23 family metallopeptidase, with the translated sequence MALRKITIVFIPENARQSKQIKIPRALVRAFYAGSFLGSMLLGYLIYDYTQLRGLRESYQKIAAENQGLRGEAQLLLSNLEEVKRSLQRVQDYSEKLGELTQLKVKRFSTRTGIGPLTPQEYHHVRQESVIDPQDSQHLPLGIDLDRLMFRTAFEKMKTIGSNANQNALRLQKLLSTLSQQRSLLASVPSVTPVDGWITSGFGSRTSPFTGDRDVHMGLDIAAPIGTPIYAPADGVVIFSGVKDGFGNFIMIAHGFGVVSRYGHNAENLVQPGQKISRGEQIATVGMSGRTTGPHCHYEVILNGNAVDPRKFILNLN
- a CDS encoding Stp1/IreP family PP2C-type Ser/Thr phosphatase; this translates as MQRKVHAVGRTDIGRVRSTNQDSMLVENESGLFVVADGMGGHAGGEIASRICIEQVKSEVATRIDPELAKNVKSHPDPALLNALANSINYASARIYEHSLEDPSLRGMGTTATVVKIVDDYAYCAHVGDSRFYLVRSGFIYQLTFDHSLVNEQVRAGILTPEEAEVHHLKNVITRSVGYQEEEDVDTLCVHLEKGDLLVLCSDGLHGKINDAELSQIANKRGTAAVAELVDLANDRGGEDNITLIMAEVR